GCTATTCTGCTTCAGTATCTCAATTATTCTGCTGTCTTTGGAGTCCATTCCACATACCTCGTTTTAAGGTGCATAAATATATACAAAATAACCAAATCAACGAACAAGATTATTGCCGAAATCAAAAATGCTGTCTGTATTGACCACAAATCAGCAAGATAACCCAGAATAGGAGATAAAATGCTGAAAAACAGATCACCTCCGAGATTCTTCAATGAAAGTATTGTTGCGCGATGATGTGTTTGTATGTGCCTGTTGACGTAATCCTCAAGAACAGGCTCGGAGAAGCCTCCGATAAAAAACTTGATTATTGGAAACAAGACGGCCAATGGAATGAGCAGCTTCCACAGGAACAAAAACGATATTATTGGGATTATGAGCATTGCGTATAATGTTGTTTTTTCTCCAAGCAATTTTTCTATGTTGTGCGCAAATTTCGATCCTATCGCTCCTGCAACATTCATCAAAAAGAATATAACGCCAAAATAAAAGATGTCAATCTTGATTAGCTTGAAATATGGTTGGTAAAAGAAATAAGCAGCAGCCCCCACACCGCTAAATATCATTGAATAAATGATGAAAAATTTAACTTTTGGGTGGCTCAATGAAAATTTAATAGCTTCTCTAATATGGGCAAGATACCTTTTTTCCAGCGGCTTGTGCACATAAGGCTCGACAAAAAATAGGGGAATAAGGCACGAAATAGCTATAGGCAATGCCGTTGCCCAAAATGTCATTCTTAACCCATAAACTGAGGCAATATATCCGCCCGCAAGCGAAGCAATGCCCCACACAAGATAATTGATAGATGTAACTGTCCCGAATATTTTCTTAAACTGCTCCTCCTTGCCTAATGCAGCCAACGTATCATAGATAAAAGCTGATGATGCAGAACCCCACAAGGCCGATGAAACGCCTATCAGCGTTTCCGCAATCACAAATCCTAAAAAATTAGTTCCGAGCGCGTAAAAAATCCAGCTGGCTAAAAAAAGAAACTGGGACAAAATAATTGCTTTCTTTCTTCCTGCAAAATCTGTAAATGTTCCTGCAGGTATTCTGAAAAAAACAAGTATGATTGCATAATACGCCTGCAGAATCATAACCTGCATCAGTGTAAGATTGTTTTCAAGAAGGAATAAGACAAATATTGGAGTTACAAATATGAGAGTGCCTAAAACCCTGTAAATGTAAAATTTCCATATATTGTCTTCTATTCGCATCTTAATCATTTTTCATTTAATGTTTAAAGACTCTCTGAACAAGAAATCTTTAAAGCTAAGTTGGGGGCATGTTCAGAGAGCCTTCTTGACATGGAAATCAATTTGTACAGCTTATATTTAAATATTTCTATATTTGTCTTTATTTTTAATCAAATTATGGACAATGTTTACTTTTTATTGAAAAAAATATATAAATGTGTATAAATTAATCAATTCAGGTGATAAAATGGACAAAGGCGAAACTTATGAAGTTAAAGACATTAAATTAGCAGAGCAGGGAGGGATGAACATTGAGATTGCAGAATCCCACATGGGTGCTTTGTTAAAAATAAAAAAAAGATTTGAAAAAGAAAAGCCGTTAAAAGGTATCAGAGTTGGGCTGGCATTGCACATTACAAAAGAAACAGCTGTTCTTGTTAAAACATTGATTACTGGCGGCGCAGAAGTTGCTATAACTGGCTGCAATCCATTAAGCACGCAGGACGATGTTGCAGCTGCGCTGGCAAAACAAGGAGTCAAGGTTTGGGGATACAAAGGAGAGAACAATGCAGATTACTACAGATATTTAGCAAATGTAATTGATTTTAAGCCCCACATAACAATTGATGATGGCTGCGACTTAGTTTCTGAAATACATTCAAAACACCCTGAACTAATAAAAGATATAATTGCAGGCTGCGAGGAAACAACAACAGGGATTATACGGCTGAGAGCAATGAAAAAAGACAATGCCCTGAAATATCCGATAATTGCTGTTAATGACAATAAAACAAAGCATTTGCTGGACAATTATTATGGAACAGGCCAGTCAACTGTTGACGGAATAATAAGAGCCACAAATATATTATTTGCCGGAAAAAATATTGTTGTTCTAGGATACGGAAGCTGCGGAAAAGGATTTGCAATGAGATGCAAAGGCCTTGGCGCAAATGTAATTGTGACAGAAGTTGATAATTTCTGCGCATTGCAGGCTGCTTATGATGGATTCAGAGTTATGAAAATGGAAGATGCCTGCAAAATAGGCGATATATTCTGCACTCTGACAGGAAACAAGCACGTTGTAAGAATAGAGCATATAAGGCAGATGAAGGAAGGCGCAATCCTGGCAAATTCAGGCCATTTTGATATTGAGATTGATGTCAAGGGATTGAAACAAATAGCTTCAGGCGAAAGAAGGGTAAGGCCTTTCCTTGACGAATACATTGTTGACGGAAAAAAGATCTTCCTCTGCGGAGAAGGGCGCTTGGTAAATCTTGCTGCTGCAGAAGGCCATCCGAGCGAGGTTATGTCAACCAGCTTCTGCGGACAGGTATTGGCAGTTGAATACGCTGTCAAAAACAAAGGAAAGCTTCCAGTGGATGTTATATTGCTGCCTGAAGAGATCGACAACAGCATAGCAAAGCTTCAGCTTGAAGCAATGGATATCAAGATTGATGCGCTGACAGAAGAGCAGAAGAAATATCTCAGTTCATGGCAGGAAGGGACATAATTGTTTTTCGCATTCAGTTTCATAAGATTTAAATATCTGATGATGATTTGATAGAGCTATGGGGATAAAGAAAGATCTTAAGCATGTTGATGATTATGTTTTGATTGTTGATGATAATGCAGATACAGCAAAATTTATTCAAACGCGTGTTAATGGCAGAGGTCTTAGTGTAAGAAAAGCTGCAAACAGCAATGAAGTTCTAGAAATCCTTAAAACAGGCAGGCCCAGATTGGCTTTTGTTGACCTCCAAATTCCAGATACAAACAGCTACAAATTAATATCTCATCTGAAAAATCTATACAAAAGCTGTAAAGATAAGATTTACATTTGCGCATTAACAGAAGGCTCGACAAGTGATGCCAAAACAAGGCTCGTAAAGGCGCGCAACGCAGGAGCAGATGATGCTTATCCGAAAGATGGCCTTGGTTTTATTGGTGGTGTTTTATATGATGCCTATTACACCAGCACCAAAAACGAAAGAAGATAAAATGATTCATTTATATTTCTTCACAATCTCCTTGAACTTCACATAACTCTCAGAATCCTTGAACTTGCCGAAATCCTTTTCTGAAAGCTTATCGAGCATTGATAAAAACATTCTGGACAGCTCTTTTATATCTTTCGAAGCCTCTTCTTTCGCAATTGTTTCTTCAACTTTCACTTCTTCAGCAGG
The Candidatus Woesearchaeota archaeon DNA segment above includes these coding regions:
- a CDS encoding MFS transporter, translated to MIKMRIEDNIWKFYIYRVLGTLIFVTPIFVLFLLENNLTLMQVMILQAYYAIILVFFRIPAGTFTDFAGRKKAIILSQFLFLASWIFYALGTNFLGFVIAETLIGVSSALWGSASSAFIYDTLAALGKEEQFKKIFGTVTSINYLVWGIASLAGGYIASVYGLRMTFWATALPIAISCLIPLFFVEPYVHKPLEKRYLAHIREAIKFSLSHPKVKFFIIYSMIFSGVGAAAYFFYQPYFKLIKIDIFYFGVIFFLMNVAGAIGSKFAHNIEKLLGEKTTLYAMLIIPIISFLFLWKLLIPLAVLFPIIKFFIGGFSEPVLEDYVNRHIQTHHRATILSLKNLGGDLFFSILSPILGYLADLWSIQTAFLISAIILFVDLVILYIFMHLKTRYVEWTPKTAE
- the ahcY gene encoding adenosylhomocysteinase, yielding MDKGETYEVKDIKLAEQGGMNIEIAESHMGALLKIKKRFEKEKPLKGIRVGLALHITKETAVLVKTLITGGAEVAITGCNPLSTQDDVAAALAKQGVKVWGYKGENNADYYRYLANVIDFKPHITIDDGCDLVSEIHSKHPELIKDIIAGCEETTTGIIRLRAMKKDNALKYPIIAVNDNKTKHLLDNYYGTGQSTVDGIIRATNILFAGKNIVVLGYGSCGKGFAMRCKGLGANVIVTEVDNFCALQAAYDGFRVMKMEDACKIGDIFCTLTGNKHVVRIEHIRQMKEGAILANSGHFDIEIDVKGLKQIASGERRVRPFLDEYIVDGKKIFLCGEGRLVNLAAAEGHPSEVMSTSFCGQVLAVEYAVKNKGKLPVDVILLPEEIDNSIAKLQLEAMDIKIDALTEEQKKYLSSWQEGT
- a CDS encoding response regulator, giving the protein MGIKKDLKHVDDYVLIVDDNADTAKFIQTRVNGRGLSVRKAANSNEVLEILKTGRPRLAFVDLQIPDTNSYKLISHLKNLYKSCKDKIYICALTEGSTSDAKTRLVKARNAGADDAYPKDGLGFIGGVLYDAYYTSTKNERR